The sequence CGAGGACGGGCTCCGCTCTGCCCGCTTTGCCGCACCGGAGCCGAAGGGCTGCCTCTTCGAGTACGTCTACGTCGCCCGTCCGGACGCCACTATCGCCGGCCGGAACGTGCACGCGGCACGCGTGCAGATCGGCCGTCAGCTCGCTCGGGAGCATGAGGTAGAGGCCGATCTGGTGATCCCCGTGCCTGAGTCGGGCACCCCCGCCGCGATCGGCTACGCGGCAGAGTCCGGCATTACCTTCGGGGCCGGGTTGATGAAGAATCCGTACGTCGGGCGGACCTTCATCCAGCCGTCGCAGACGCTGCGGCAGCTCGGTATTCGACTCAAGCTCAACCCGCTGCGCGAGAACGTACGGGGTAAGAGGCTGGTCGTCGTGGACGACTCCATCGTCCGCGGCAACACCCAGCGGGCCATTGTGCGAATGCTCCGCGAGGCCGGTGCGCTGGAGGTGCACGTCCGGATCTCTTCGCCGCCGGTTGCCTGGCCATGCTTCTACGGCATCGACTTCGCGACCCGCGCCGAGCTGCTCGCCAACGGCCTGGACAACGAGGGCGTCCGGCGGTCGATCGGCGCCGACACGCTCGGCTACGTGTCGCTCAGCGGTCTGATCGCGGCCACCGAGCAACCGAAGAGCCGGCTCTGCCGTGCGTGCTTCGACGGCGAGTATCCGATCGAACTGCCCGCTGACAGCCTGATCGGTAAGCACGTGCTGGAGGGGGTCGGTCGGCGGGTCACCGCCGAGTCCTCCGAACCGCACGCCATTCCGTTCGTCGCCGCCCACAGCGGTTACGACGCGTTCAGCTCGGCGCGGGTGCCGCGCCCCGACCCGGAAGAGCCGACCACCCACATCCGGTAGCACCATCCGGGTACGGCCCGGCCATCGCCGGTTCGCACCAGGACCATCTAAGGGGAGAACCGTGACGCACGTGTCCGAGCGCAGCGGCGCAGGAAGTAGCCAGACCGGTGCCGGCGGTGACCGCCAGCCCTGGACCACCGCCACCGGGCGCCCGGTGCGCAAACGCTCGGCCTCGTACCTGGATGCCGGTGTCTCGATCGAGGCGGGCGACCGCGCGGTTGAGCTGCTCAAGTCGAAGGTGAAGCAGACTCGACGGCCAGAGGTGATGGGCGACCTGGGTGGCTTCGCCGGCCTGTTCCGGCTGGACACGAAGAAGTACAAGAGCCCGATCCTGGCCTCCTCCACCGACGGTGTCGGCACGAAGCTGGTGATCGCGCAGCAGCTCGACATTCACGACACGGTCGGCATCGACCTGGTCGCCATGGTCGTGGACGATCTGGTGGCGTGCGGTGCCGAGCCGCTGTTCCTGCTCGACTACATCGCCACCGGGGAGGTTGTCCCGGACCGGGTTGCCGAGATCGGCGCTGGCATCGCCGATGGCTGCCGTTACGCCGGTTGTGCCCTGCTGGGTGGGGAGACCGCCGAACACCCCGGTGTCCTCCGCCCGGATGAGTACGACATCTCAGCCACCGGGGTGGGCGTGGTGGAGGAGAGCGGAATCCTCAGCTCCGAGCGGGTGGAGGTCGGCGACGTGGTGATCGCGATGCGCGCGTCCGGCCTACACTCCAACGGGTTTTCCCTGGTCCGGCACGTGCTGCTCGGTGCCGGCCGGATGCGGCTCGACGTGGTCATCGAGGACTTCGGTCGGCAGCGCACCCTCGGTGAGGAACTGCTGACTCCTACCAAGATCTATGCCCAGGACTGCCTGAAGCTGATCGCTGAGGCGGAGGTCCGGGTATTCGCCCACGTGACCGGGGGTGGTATCCCGGGGAACCTGGTCCGGGTCCTGCCGGAGCACGTGGACGCGGTGGTCAATCGCGCCACCTGGAAGCCGCAGCCGATCTTCGACCTGGTGCAGTCCAAGGGACGGATTGAGGCCCCGGAGATGGAGGCGACGTTCAACATGGGCGTCGGCATGTTCGCGATCGTCTCCGCCGAGGACGCCGACCGCGCGCTGGCCACTCTCACCGGCCGTGGCGTGGACGCGTGGCAGGCCGGCGAGATCATCGAAGGTACTGGCAACGTTCAGCTGGTCGGGCAGCACACCCGTGGCTGATCGCTCCGACGCCCGGATGGACTGCCGATCAGGGCTTCACCCGGGTGGCCGACTCCGCCTAGCCTGAGGAGCACCCTCAACGTTGCCGGGCACGTCGGGGTGTCGCTTCAGCGCCCAGGCCTGGCAGAGGAGGGCGATGGCTGTACGGGGGCGGTCGACAGCTGGGATGCGCGGCTTGGCCGCCGTCCCAGCCTATGTGGTGATGCAGCCAACCACGCTCTGCAATCTCGACTGCGTGTACTGCTACCTCCCGCTTCGCCACGCCGACCGGCGGATGCCGGTCGGCGTGGCGAAGGCGGTGGCCGCATCGGTCAATCCATGGGCGCGGGCCGGGCGATTCTCCGTCGTGTGGCACGGTGGCGAGCCGCTCGCCGCCGGGCAGGAGCTGCTCGGCGCGCTGATTGCCCCGTTCGGGCCGGAGGTCGAGCATCACGTCCAGACCAACGCGACGCTGATCGACGACGCCTGGTGTCGATTCTTCGCGGAGCACCAGATCCGGGTCAGTGTCAGCGTGGACGGGCCGCGGGAGCGCAACGTGGATCGGGTCACTCGGGGCGGGCGTCCCGCGTATGCCCACATCATGCGGGGAGTCGAGGCGCTGCGTCGACATGGGCTGCCGTTCTCCGCGCTGGCCGTGGTGGGGCGCCCCGAGCTGGGTCTCGCCCGCGAACTGTACGACTTCTTCCTCGATCTTGGCCCGGATGTGGTGGGCGTGAACATCGAGGAGACCGAGGGGGTCAATACGCGGGCCAACTGCCACGACGCGGCTGCGGTGACCGCCTTCTGGTCAGAACTGGTGGCGGCCTGGCGCCGGAACCCCCGTATCCACCTGCGTGAGGTTGAGTGGTCCCTGCGGTACGCCGCTGCGGTGTTGGACGGCGTCGAG comes from Salinispora tropica CNB-440 and encodes:
- the purF gene encoding amidophosphoribosyltransferase, which gives rise to MPRGDGRLSHDLDPQRPGPQDACGVFGVWAPGEEVANLTYFGLYALQHRGQEAAGIAVSDGTGVVVYKDLGLVAQVFDEPTLASLRGHVAIGHARYSTTGGSTWENAQPTIRSTASGTTIALAHNGNLVNSAELYREAGERALAGDGATSDTSLVTMLLASRPDLSVEAAALEVLPQLQGAFSFVFMDESTLYAARDQYGVRPLVLGRLERGWVVASETAALDIVGASVVREVEPGELIAIDEDGLRSARFAAPEPKGCLFEYVYVARPDATIAGRNVHAARVQIGRQLAREHEVEADLVIPVPESGTPAAIGYAAESGITFGAGLMKNPYVGRTFIQPSQTLRQLGIRLKLNPLRENVRGKRLVVVDDSIVRGNTQRAIVRMLREAGALEVHVRISSPPVAWPCFYGIDFATRAELLANGLDNEGVRRSIGADTLGYVSLSGLIAATEQPKSRLCRACFDGEYPIELPADSLIGKHVLEGVGRRVTAESSEPHAIPFVAAHSGYDAFSSARVPRPDPEEPTTHIR
- the purM gene encoding phosphoribosylformylglycinamidine cyclo-ligase, yielding MTHVSERSGAGSSQTGAGGDRQPWTTATGRPVRKRSASYLDAGVSIEAGDRAVELLKSKVKQTRRPEVMGDLGGFAGLFRLDTKKYKSPILASSTDGVGTKLVIAQQLDIHDTVGIDLVAMVVDDLVACGAEPLFLLDYIATGEVVPDRVAEIGAGIADGCRYAGCALLGGETAEHPGVLRPDEYDISATGVGVVEESGILSSERVEVGDVVIAMRASGLHSNGFSLVRHVLLGAGRMRLDVVIEDFGRQRTLGEELLTPTKIYAQDCLKLIAEAEVRVFAHVTGGGIPGNLVRVLPEHVDAVVNRATWKPQPIFDLVQSKGRIEAPEMEATFNMGVGMFAIVSAEDADRALATLTGRGVDAWQAGEIIEGTGNVQLVGQHTRG
- the amcB gene encoding cyclophane-forming radical SAM peptide maturase AmcB, with product MRGLAAVPAYVVMQPTTLCNLDCVYCYLPLRHADRRMPVGVAKAVAASVNPWARAGRFSVVWHGGEPLAAGQELLGALIAPFGPEVEHHVQTNATLIDDAWCRFFAEHQIRVSVSVDGPRERNVDRVTRGGRPAYAHIMRGVEALRRHGLPFSALAVVGRPELGLARELYDFFLDLGPDVVGVNIEETEGVNTRANCHDAAAVTAFWSELVAAWRRNPRIHLREVEWSLRYAAAVLDGVEDQVLPRRLDPIPTVGHDGSVTVLSPELAGFTNPRYGDFSSGNVLVTSLAEILAEAAATPWVGEFLAGVEACRASCSYFGFCGGGHAANRYFEQGRFDGTETEHCRNSKIRLLEGVLEHAREHRSPAT